The genomic region ATGAATTTATCATAAGTATATCCTCTAATTAAGACTATAATCCTTTGGtcctttatttttcatttccttTTCCCATAACATTAATCATATATCAGttacattttaaataataatattatatattcaaagGAATTTCCTATTcatatcaaatatattccCTTTTCCATATTAcactatttaaaaaaaaaaaaaaaaaaaaaaaaaacggaTAATTTTCTCCAAAGCAAATATTCTACTAGTTCTATAatgcatacatataatatatattttattaaaccaactgatttttttttttttctacaatttaaaattaaccaaattaacaatattattatttagcctaaaaataaaaattcgtattatatataaaagtatatatatttttgtttctcTATTTACATAATCACTATCAAATTcacttaatttttttcatttccttCGAGgatacttattttttaatattcaaAAGGTAAGTATATCAAATTCGTATTtagttatatttataatgtaGCATATGCAATAAAATTAGAATAACCAACATACATTTTGtatgtttaaaatataagatttcttatgtatgtatgggcgtgtgcattttttttccaaatatgtaatacttgtttttatcatttttcagaacaaattaaaaaatatattaacaaaaggAAAAATGAGTTTTGAAATTCAAGAGGAATATTATGTCCCCCCAGAAGTCTTATTTAATGCATTTACCGATGCATACACTTTAACAAGACTATCTAGAGGTTCTTTAGCTGAAGTGGTAATGtcatacaaaatataagatggaaaataaaatgtcatactaatttattaatccatttttcattatgttttatataacttGTTTTGTCATATTTGATAGGACCTAAAAGTTGGAGGGAAGTTTACACTTTTTTCTGGAAGCATAAGTGGCGAATTTGTTGAAATTGACAAgccaaataaaataattcaaaaatgGAGATTTAAAGATTGGAATGATTTAGATTATAGTAAGGTGACAATGGAATTTGTGCCcataaaagaaaatcaCACTATGCTTAAGTTGAAGCATGATAATATTCCACAAACTAACAGATATAATGAAGGTTATAATggattacatatattagagatgttttattttttttataaattcaaCCAGTCTCATGTCCACTCCCacattttactttttttcaGGAGGCACATTAGAAAGATGCAAAGCTGGATGGGTAGAGAATTATTTACGTAATATTGAAATGGTATTGGGATACCctaagaaaaaatagaacATAGCAATGaaatttacttttttatttgtgcatatataaaagtatgcttgaaaataatttttttttcttaagtcctttatttatattattcgTCTAACTAGCTATTATCAAATCAGTTTccttaatattttacactttccatttgtttattcaatattttttttttaccattttttaataatatgactgattttaaaacatgattataattacaacttttatatttagaaTGATGTAAAGGATTAtcgtattattattatttaattttttttttttattccatttattttttaaatctttcacaatatctttaaaaatggttaaacatttttcatatgcatattttcaAACTAACTATAGTTAATagtcataaaaaatgaaacat from Plasmodium vinckei vinckei genome assembly, chromosome: PVVCY_04 harbors:
- a CDS encoding activator of Hsp90 ATPase, putative — its product is MSFEIQEEYYVPPEVLFNAFTDAYTLTRLSRGSLAEVDLKVGGKFTLFSGSISGEFVEIDKPNKIIQKWRFKDWNDLDYSKVTMEFVPIKENHTMLKLKHDNIPQTNRYNEGGTLERCKAGWVENYLRNIEMVLGYPKKK